Proteins co-encoded in one Deltaproteobacteria bacterium genomic window:
- the cbiQ gene encoding cobalt ECF transporter T component CbiQ, with amino-acid sequence MHDVRVIINEGKGSFFLDGVDPRVKIFALCGFLILNLFARSLLLPSALLISAVGLLAASGIRPGALLRLFLVPSGVALMVLGTQLFWMGGVHHIFDVTLAGIHLVATLKGLRRGGVIALQVLSGVSLIRLVTRTTPSHRLLEAIRWFRCPETLIEVGLLMFRYIFLLFEEGGRIREAQRVRLGYASKREALRSASVLGGILFIRAYDRAERLTESMRCRGGEGAGTQVRDMETERLMPQLMGMCLLFFLFFLLR; translated from the coding sequence GTGCATGACGTGAGGGTGATCATAAATGAGGGGAAAGGATCTTTCTTCCTGGACGGTGTGGATCCCAGGGTCAAGATCTTTGCCCTCTGCGGGTTCCTGATCCTGAATCTTTTCGCCCGGAGCCTGCTCCTTCCCTCGGCGCTTCTTATCTCGGCCGTCGGGCTCCTTGCCGCTTCGGGCATCCGGCCGGGTGCCCTGCTGCGCCTGTTTCTTGTTCCTTCAGGGGTCGCTCTCATGGTCCTTGGAACGCAGCTCTTTTGGATGGGAGGGGTACATCACATCTTCGATGTGACCCTGGCCGGGATCCATCTTGTCGCAACGCTGAAGGGGCTCCGCCGCGGCGGGGTGATCGCTCTGCAGGTCCTGTCGGGTGTTTCCCTAATCCGGCTTGTAACACGGACTACCCCTTCGCACCGTCTGCTCGAGGCGATCCGGTGGTTCCGCTGTCCCGAGACCCTGATCGAGGTGGGGCTCCTCATGTTCCGTTATATCTTCCTTCTCTTTGAAGAAGGAGGGAGGATCCGGGAGGCTCAGAGGGTCCGCCTCGGTTACGCTTCGAAGCGGGAGGCTCTTCGTTCCGCCTCGGTTCTCGGGGGGATCCTCTTCATCCGGGCCTACGACCGGGCGGAACGATTGACGGAATCGATGCGCTGCCGGGGAGGTGAGGGGGCGGGAACGCAGGTTCGTGACATGGAGACGGAGCGCCTGATGCCGCAGCTTATGGGGATGTGCCTCCTGTTCTTTCTCTTCTTTCTGCTGAGGTGA
- a CDS encoding cobalt transporter, with product MVIWLLLTFLWMGIVTPVFAANWSGVDETVVEHYAREYGRPGRAPYINTDKGDMLLFVFTLAGSVGGFIAGYNWRRFFRENENGAEEGETTRA from the coding sequence ATTGTGATATGGTTGTTGCTGACTTTCCTGTGGATGGGGATCGTAACCCCGGTCTTCGCCGCGAACTGGTCGGGTGTGGATGAGACGGTGGTGGAGCACTATGCGAGGGAATACGGCCGTCCCGGCCGCGCCCCCTACATCAACACGGACAAGGGAGACATGCTTCTCTTTGTCTTTACCCTCGCGGGGTCTGTGGGCGGATTTATCGCAGGCTATAACTGGCGCAGGTTCTTCCGTGAGAATGAGAACGGGGCGGAAGAGGGAGAGACCACCCGTGCATGA